A stretch of the Filimonas lacunae genome encodes the following:
- a CDS encoding helix-turn-helix transcriptional regulator, producing the protein MSINKLALIRYKTIDDCLRNRRRKWTLDDIIEKVSEVLYDNEGIENGVSKRTIQADIQLMRSDKLGYNAPIIVMDKKYYTYEDAEYSITQTPINDADVEKMKVVVGLLKQFNGFSYFEEMSEIIARLENNLYYSTHQSRNCIQFEDNKQLRGLQHINPLYQHILHQRTLFIEYQSFKALQPRKEIYHPYLLKEYRNRWFLLAKPKRGNHLLTLALDRILNFEPAPDEKFVEYKGIDFDTYFSDLIGVTKTQKDKTYKVVLHVNKYNAPYVITKPLHASQEVLKEDETGIIIRIEVVLNFELEREILGFGECMKVLSPRLLASKIKKRIAASMDRYDAAAQTE; encoded by the coding sequence ATGTCTATTAACAAACTAGCCCTTATCCGTTATAAAACCATTGATGATTGTTTAAGAAACCGTCGCAGAAAATGGACACTCGACGACATCATTGAAAAAGTAAGTGAAGTATTATATGACAATGAAGGCATTGAAAACGGTGTAAGCAAACGCACCATACAGGCCGACATTCAACTGATGCGCAGCGATAAATTAGGATACAATGCCCCCATTATTGTGATGGATAAAAAGTATTACACCTACGAAGATGCCGAGTATAGCATTACTCAAACACCCATTAACGATGCAGATGTAGAAAAGATGAAAGTGGTGGTGGGATTGCTGAAACAATTCAACGGGTTCAGCTATTTTGAAGAGATGAGCGAAATTATTGCCCGGCTGGAAAACAACCTGTATTACAGCACACATCAAAGCCGCAACTGCATTCAGTTTGAAGACAATAAACAACTCCGGGGTTTACAGCATATCAACCCGCTATACCAGCATATACTGCATCAAAGAACACTGTTTATAGAATACCAGTCGTTCAAAGCCCTACAGCCACGCAAGGAGATTTATCACCCTTACCTGCTGAAAGAATACCGCAACCGCTGGTTCCTGCTGGCCAAACCTAAAAGAGGAAATCATTTGTTAACACTGGCACTAGACAGGATACTTAATTTTGAACCAGCCCCTGATGAAAAATTTGTAGAATATAAAGGCATAGACTTCGATACCTATTTCAGCGATTTAATAGGAGTTACCAAAACTCAAAAGGATAAAACCTATAAGGTAGTTCTGCATGTAAACAAGTATAACGCACCCTATGTAATTACCAAGCCCTTGCACGCTTCGCAAGAAGTATTGAAAGAAGACGAAACAGGTATTATCATCCGTATAGAAGTGGTACTGAATTTTGAACTGGAAAGGGAAATCCTGGGCTTTGGCGAATGTATGAAAGTGTTATCTCCCCGTCTGCTGGCTTCTAAAATAAAGAAACGCATAGCCGCTTCCATGGATAGATACGATGCAGCAGCGCAAACGGAATAA